One genomic region from Alteromonas pelagimontana encodes:
- a CDS encoding alpha/beta hydrolase has product MKKLNQRSHAWAQLGASSSTVKQHLVKGQMHSKPRAARSAILRVTLLIAACLFGARTLAQTDDAMTPIPTPDQPNAIEIGTAPLPGAQTLEAWHSQYGSRFVRNVTVATLTPFLPDPANAIGAAVIVAPGGGFRTLSMENEGWDVARALAEKGIAAFVLKYRLNQTPSDMTEFKRAMDEMFSDTGRRPPRPEPKQMKTRLAPQIEDSRAAFAMIRARAAEWKIDTDRIGMIGFSAGAMLTMATALVGEDAKPAFIGNIYGPLTAVAVPDDAPPLFVALAADDPFFANSEFGLIENWHAAEKPVEFHFYEQGGHGFGMYSKETTSTGWFSAFTSWLTMHEMLKSKAG; this is encoded by the coding sequence ATGAAAAAGCTTAATCAAAGAAGTCACGCATGGGCCCAACTCGGCGCTTCCTCTTCAACAGTTAAACAGCATTTGGTGAAAGGACAGATGCATTCCAAACCTAGAGCCGCCCGGTCAGCCATACTTCGGGTAACCTTGCTGATAGCCGCTTGCTTGTTTGGTGCTCGAACTTTGGCGCAGACAGACGATGCTATGACCCCGATTCCAACCCCCGACCAGCCGAATGCCATCGAAATTGGTACCGCGCCACTTCCTGGGGCTCAAACTTTAGAGGCGTGGCATTCTCAGTATGGTAGTCGTTTTGTCAGGAATGTTACAGTTGCCACACTCACCCCTTTCTTGCCAGATCCGGCTAACGCTATCGGCGCGGCGGTCATAGTTGCACCCGGTGGAGGATTTCGCACACTGTCGATGGAAAACGAAGGGTGGGATGTTGCCCGCGCATTGGCCGAGAAAGGCATTGCCGCATTTGTTCTTAAGTATCGTTTGAACCAGACACCCAGTGACATGACTGAATTTAAACGAGCGATGGATGAGATGTTTTCAGACACTGGCCGGCGGCCGCCACGTCCTGAACCAAAGCAGATGAAAACCCGCCTTGCGCCCCAGATTGAAGACTCTCGCGCCGCCTTTGCTATGATCCGGGCTCGTGCAGCCGAATGGAAAATTGATACAGACCGTATTGGCATGATAGGTTTCTCTGCTGGCGCCATGCTCACCATGGCCACTGCCCTTGTAGGTGAAGACGCCAAACCCGCATTTATTGGCAACATCTACGGCCCGTTAACGGCGGTAGCAGTGCCAGACGACGCGCCTCCACTTTTTGTTGCGCTTGCCGCAGATGATCCTTTCTTCGCCAACAGTGAATTTGGCCTGATTGAGAACTGGCACGCTGCTGAAAAACCGGTGGAGTTTCACTTTTACGAGCAGGGTGGTCACGGCTTCGGTATGTATTCGAAGGAAACCACTAGTACCGGCTGGTTTAGCGCTTTTACTAGCTGGTTGACCATGCACGAAATGCTGAAGTCCAAAGCGGGGTAG
- a CDS encoding PepSY-associated TM helix domain-containing protein, whose amino-acid sequence MNQNTPTMRSKAKALLSLHTWSGIILGMLLYAVIFTGTVAVVSDEIGEWSNSNRHQNLVVTSNVNSTVNRLAAMTEQDYLDEISLYENHRQQLVYFFHTHKQNPSGEMDEYGTQYLVNSQGEVVSQQDGFGSELYAQDDSNALSRFLVAIHTELHIPSPWGLILTGILGLAMLIAAVSGFMMHRHLFTDIFAIRKQRDGKPLKRDSHTVAGTWSIPFAILLAFTGSFFSFATAFGLPAMAVVAFGGDQEAMMYTLVGEQQNKSEAPLESANLNKMVTDAAERQSSVPYFITVSHRGTESASMSAFFMPHEGKVGFEQLVYDATDGSFVEYKPQVGTVPSAGSVIMSLIYPIHFGTFAGLISKIIWISLGVAACYVTITGLQLYAFRNEKGETPWRWFSRLCIWGFYGLPLCSLSCAIGFFVSGEMELNQSAWTPLSFVIAAAVISAMSLLIKNLTVLKQVLFVANGVFCLTLPALRFLSSGKGWLEAAKQDMIAMMFIDIALLVCAGWCFYALYTLLQPGNKLAGNQTQPIEQQEMAK is encoded by the coding sequence ATGAATCAAAACACCCCCACAATGCGTTCGAAAGCCAAAGCTCTGCTTAGCCTGCACACTTGGTCAGGCATCATTTTAGGTATGTTGCTTTACGCTGTCATTTTCACCGGCACCGTTGCTGTAGTTTCCGATGAAATTGGGGAGTGGTCGAATAGCAACCGTCATCAAAATCTGGTCGTCACCAGCAATGTAAACAGTACGGTAAATCGCCTTGCAGCAATGACTGAGCAGGACTACCTTGATGAAATTTCGTTATATGAAAATCACCGCCAGCAACTGGTTTATTTTTTCCACACTCACAAGCAAAATCCTTCCGGCGAGATGGATGAATACGGCACGCAATATCTGGTAAATTCGCAAGGTGAGGTTGTCTCGCAGCAAGACGGTTTTGGTAGCGAATTATATGCGCAGGACGACAGCAATGCGCTAAGCCGGTTTTTAGTCGCCATTCATACAGAATTACACATACCTTCCCCATGGGGATTAATACTCACGGGTATTTTGGGCCTCGCAATGCTTATTGCTGCGGTGTCTGGCTTTATGATGCATCGTCATCTGTTCACGGATATTTTTGCGATCAGGAAGCAACGTGACGGCAAGCCACTTAAGCGCGATTCCCACACCGTTGCAGGCACCTGGAGTATTCCTTTTGCAATTTTGCTGGCCTTTACCGGTAGTTTTTTCAGTTTTGCTACCGCGTTCGGTTTGCCAGCAATGGCCGTAGTCGCGTTTGGTGGTGATCAAGAGGCCATGATGTATACGCTGGTTGGCGAGCAGCAGAATAAAAGTGAAGCGCCTCTGGAATCAGCGAATTTAAATAAGATGGTGACAGATGCGGCAGAACGCCAGTCTTCGGTGCCCTACTTCATAACCGTTTCTCACCGGGGGACGGAATCTGCCAGTATGTCAGCTTTCTTTATGCCCCACGAAGGTAAAGTAGGATTCGAACAACTAGTTTACGATGCCACCGACGGTAGTTTTGTCGAATACAAACCGCAAGTTGGCACCGTGCCTTCGGCCGGCAGTGTTATAATGTCGCTGATATATCCCATTCATTTTGGCACATTCGCTGGCCTGATTTCGAAGATTATCTGGATAAGCCTGGGCGTGGCGGCCTGTTATGTCACAATCACCGGGCTACAACTTTATGCTTTTCGAAACGAAAAAGGTGAAACGCCGTGGCGCTGGTTCAGCCGTCTGTGTATCTGGGGGTTCTATGGCCTGCCGCTTTGCTCTTTAAGCTGCGCAATCGGTTTCTTTGTAAGCGGCGAAATGGAACTGAATCAAAGCGCATGGACTCCGCTTTCATTTGTTATTGCAGCCGCAGTAATCAGTGCGATGTCTCTTCTGATAAAAAATCTAACTGTACTTAAACAGGTGTTATTTGTCGCTAACGGTGTGTTTTGCCTTACCCTGCCCGCATTACGATTCCTCAGTTCGGGCAAGGGTTGGCTGGAAGCAGCAAAACAAGACATGATCGCTATGATGTTTATTGATATTGCTCTGCTGGTTTGCGCGGGCTGGTGTTTTTACGCGCTTTACACATTGCTACAGCCAGGGAACAAGCTGGCTGGTAATCAAACGCAACCAATAGAGCAACAGGAGATGGCCAAATGA
- a CDS encoding TonB-dependent siderophore receptor, with translation MTNKKIFALSPIMLAFGVQAQASLPTNEEATKETDDIEVIRIVESRTQRISSGATGLGLDSFDTPQSMSIIEEGLISDYNLSDINSLFRQVTGINVDQSETDRTYFNARGFDITSMHVDGSGIPFGDIFVGDLDTAIYEKVEFLRGSNGLITGLGNPSGTVNYVRKRPHNDAQASVAVTAGRWSNLRAVADVSTPLTDSGSWAARAVIVHQDKESWLDYYENNRTVLYGVVDGQISDSVTLTFGYTYQDNNSDGVTWGAVPLIYSDGTQVDFPVSTTSAMEWSYWDTLSENAFAELSWYITDNFYFTSKLNYTQYEDDSELFYTYSNTGLDRETGLGLLGYPGKFYAEDDTLIWDNTLQGTFEAWGMEHSFNLGISLADADTLDLDSTALSGFDIMPTFPGWAANEVARPEWEAPYKAGFTDVSLNRFYGAVQLAVTETFDLILGASFVDYENEGESWGVSTSTTEDGSSPYIGFTWEVIDNLNIYGSYSDIYQPQYYLNEDLEPLGSAEGRSYEMGLKKQFENNFLISVAVFRTEQENLYEFIEYGDGDGVDDDDYSDDFDYSLYRGVTVDSNGVEIEVSGNLTEELSLQGGFTALTMDDENGDEARTFIPRRTFKLLIDYAPQWQEKLNAGISVRWQSEMYFDSAYGRITQDSYALIGGYVQYSFNEQLSLSLNLDNITDEEYLSSVRTEQAFYGSPTDYSLTLRWAY, from the coding sequence ATGACCAATAAGAAGATTTTTGCGCTATCGCCCATCATGTTGGCGTTTGGCGTTCAAGCACAAGCATCACTACCAACGAATGAAGAAGCAACTAAGGAAACTGATGATATTGAAGTCATTCGTATCGTTGAAAGCCGTACCCAGCGAATAAGTTCGGGGGCGACCGGCTTGGGCTTGGATAGTTTTGATACGCCGCAGTCTATGTCGATAATCGAAGAAGGTCTGATATCTGACTATAACCTTAGTGATATCAACAGCCTTTTCAGGCAAGTCACCGGTATCAATGTTGACCAATCCGAAACCGACCGTACCTATTTCAATGCCCGCGGCTTTGATATTACCAGTATGCACGTCGATGGTTCCGGCATTCCCTTTGGCGATATTTTTGTGGGCGATCTGGACACCGCAATCTACGAAAAAGTAGAATTTTTGCGTGGCTCTAACGGCCTGATCACCGGATTAGGAAACCCTTCGGGAACGGTAAATTATGTCAGAAAACGCCCCCACAACGATGCCCAAGCCAGCGTAGCGGTGACAGCGGGCCGCTGGTCGAATTTACGAGCGGTAGCCGATGTATCAACGCCGCTGACAGATTCGGGTAGCTGGGCGGCGCGGGCGGTAATTGTTCATCAGGATAAAGAAAGCTGGTTAGATTACTACGAAAACAACAGAACGGTACTGTACGGTGTGGTAGATGGGCAGATAAGCGATTCTGTCACCCTGACGTTCGGCTACACCTATCAGGATAACAACAGCGACGGCGTCACCTGGGGAGCTGTACCGTTAATTTATTCAGATGGCACTCAGGTTGATTTTCCTGTTTCAACCACCTCGGCAATGGAATGGAGCTACTGGGATACGTTAAGTGAAAATGCTTTTGCTGAACTCAGCTGGTACATCACTGATAATTTCTATTTCACCAGTAAGCTTAATTATACGCAATACGAAGATGACTCTGAATTATTTTACACCTACTCCAACACTGGATTGGACCGTGAGACGGGATTGGGCCTGTTGGGCTATCCAGGCAAGTTCTACGCTGAAGATGATACGTTAATTTGGGATAATACACTTCAGGGCACGTTTGAAGCCTGGGGAATGGAGCATTCCTTTAATCTCGGTATCAGCCTTGCTGATGCTGACACACTGGATCTTGATTCTACCGCGTTAAGTGGTTTTGATATCATGCCCACATTTCCTGGTTGGGCAGCAAATGAAGTAGCGAGACCAGAGTGGGAAGCGCCGTATAAAGCTGGTTTTACTGATGTCTCGCTCAATCGCTTTTATGGCGCGGTGCAGTTAGCCGTTACTGAAACCTTCGATCTTATACTCGGCGCCAGTTTTGTTGATTACGAAAACGAGGGAGAATCCTGGGGGGTTTCGACGTCTACCACGGAAGATGGCAGTAGCCCTTATATCGGCTTTACCTGGGAGGTTATCGATAATCTCAATATTTACGGTAGCTACAGCGACATTTACCAACCGCAGTATTATTTGAATGAAGACCTTGAGCCGCTTGGATCTGCGGAAGGCCGCAGCTATGAAATGGGCCTGAAGAAGCAGTTTGAAAATAATTTTCTTATCAGTGTCGCGGTCTTTCGAACAGAACAGGAAAACCTCTACGAATTCATCGAATACGGCGATGGTGACGGCGTTGATGACGACGATTACTCGGACGACTTCGATTATTCGCTCTACAGAGGCGTAACCGTAGACTCCAATGGTGTTGAAATTGAAGTCTCAGGCAACCTCACTGAAGAATTATCGCTTCAGGGCGGCTTTACTGCCTTAACCATGGATGACGAAAATGGCGATGAAGCTCGCACATTTATTCCGCGCAGAACATTTAAACTGCTTATCGATTACGCGCCGCAATGGCAAGAAAAGCTAAACGCCGGTATTTCTGTCCGTTGGCAAAGTGAAATGTATTTCGACTCCGCTTACGGCCGTATTACTCAAGATAGCTACGCGCTTATCGGCGGCTATGTTCAGTACAGCTTTAATGAACAGCTATCTCTTAGTCTGAATCTGGACAACATTACAGACGAAGAATACCTAAGTTCCGTTCGAACCGAGCAGGCTTTCTACGGCTCACCCACTGACTATAGCCTGACACTTCGCTGGGCTTATTAA
- a CDS encoding OBAP family protein, with the protein MLNKISSPLNNVLAPVIMLFTLSACTDSKPQITPPGQDESTVTDALEIGAAVLQNNAPLTGMDVYLVGFHPMKADPDHQMEAHHFCRQVNEDFAQCALFDGNAADANLNGVEYIISERLFSTLPVEERQYWHPHNYEILSGQLIAPGIPDVAEEELMRRKMNSYGKTWHLWDTRDETGTTLPLGKPMLAWSFNRDGEAQPELLESRDARMNLNTGEKRRERAEFVDRAKPQYGVDELSGKFPRPTQDIPGVQEAEAAKSKGE; encoded by the coding sequence ATGTTGAACAAGATAAGCAGTCCGCTTAACAATGTACTTGCGCCTGTCATCATGCTATTTACGTTATCTGCCTGCACCGACTCCAAGCCGCAGATCACGCCACCTGGGCAAGATGAAAGCACGGTTACTGACGCGCTGGAAATTGGGGCCGCTGTATTACAAAACAATGCACCATTAACTGGAATGGATGTCTATCTGGTAGGATTTCACCCGATGAAAGCCGATCCAGACCACCAGATGGAGGCGCATCACTTTTGCCGGCAGGTAAACGAAGATTTTGCGCAGTGTGCATTATTTGACGGCAATGCGGCTGATGCCAATCTTAATGGCGTGGAATACATCATATCTGAGCGACTCTTTAGTACTTTGCCTGTGGAGGAGCGTCAATATTGGCATCCGCATAATTATGAAATTCTTTCTGGTCAGCTAATTGCCCCAGGGATTCCTGATGTCGCCGAAGAAGAGTTGATGCGAAGAAAGATGAACAGCTATGGAAAGACCTGGCATCTTTGGGACACCCGGGATGAAACGGGTACCACACTTCCGCTCGGCAAGCCTATGCTGGCATGGTCATTCAACCGGGATGGTGAAGCGCAGCCGGAATTGTTGGAAAGCCGGGACGCGCGCATGAATCTGAACACTGGCGAGAAGCGCCGGGAGCGAGCCGAATTCGTTGACCGCGCCAAACCTCAGTACGGTGTAGACGAACTTTCAGGCAAGTTTCCACGACCTACGCAGGATATACCGGGCGTACAAGAGGCAGAGGCAGCAAAATCAAAAGGGGAGTAA
- a CDS encoding DUF481 domain-containing protein, whose product MPVRSTLLFILFSCYLLVSNVANAIVPVDQSNVAEEGFSGNVGISLNGQSGNKEEREYSLSSIIRYGHLANSFIFITDYNYSETNDLKDEDDFYSHLRWIRNDFFRPNVDSELFIQYEYDDIADLSSRKLAGGGVRWRYNRQSESSEINTLLGLGAFYEVEESLSNNAEVSTTRANFYAKFLYGRRTQFPFDAYLTLYYQPAVDDIKNFRAIVISGIEFKITQTLSLNVEAEVDHDSSPFTNVEETDIEYGVRMTYSF is encoded by the coding sequence TTGCCAGTAAGATCCACCCTACTCTTTATTCTATTTTCTTGTTACCTGCTGGTAAGCAACGTTGCGAATGCGATTGTACCGGTGGATCAATCCAACGTTGCCGAAGAAGGATTTAGCGGCAATGTTGGGATCAGTCTAAACGGGCAGTCTGGGAACAAAGAAGAAAGGGAATACAGTTTAAGCAGTATTATTCGCTATGGGCACCTAGCAAATTCGTTTATATTTATTACGGACTATAACTATTCAGAAACCAATGATCTTAAAGATGAAGATGATTTTTACAGCCATCTGCGCTGGATTAGAAATGACTTTTTCCGTCCGAACGTTGATTCCGAGCTCTTTATTCAGTACGAGTATGATGATATAGCCGATCTTTCCAGTCGCAAGCTCGCCGGTGGCGGTGTGCGCTGGCGTTACAACAGGCAGTCAGAATCGTCAGAAATCAACACTTTATTGGGGCTCGGCGCCTTCTATGAAGTGGAAGAATCGCTCAGTAATAACGCCGAGGTCAGTACAACCAGAGCCAATTTTTACGCGAAGTTCCTGTACGGACGTCGTACACAATTTCCTTTTGATGCCTACCTTACGCTTTACTATCAGCCAGCGGTTGACGATATCAAGAACTTTCGGGCGATAGTCATTTCCGGGATTGAGTTCAAAATCACCCAAACATTGTCGCTGAACGTCGAAGCCGAGGTTGATCATGATTCCTCCCCTTTCACTAACGTTGAAGAAACAGATATAGAGTACGGTGTCAGGATGACGTACAGTTTTTGA
- a CDS encoding pectinesterase family protein — translation MLKYMMALLIIFAVIHPAAMAYETHLTVAKDGSGDYRTIKQAILATKAFPWEDITIFIKNGVYHEKVDIYAWNTRVHLVGENRNKTIISYDDHFKKLDLGRNSTFHTYTMRVAGNDFSASNLTIENTAGPVGQAVALHVEADRAAFTNVTIRGYQDTLYVVGEGHRSYFENCRIEGSVDFIFGEGTAYFEQCDVVSLMDNTYVTAASTPKEQPFGFVFNRSKFIAPDKVKGVYLGRPWRQFARTVIVNSELGSHVHPAGWNNWGDATKEKTAFYAEMNNSGPGAKLDNRVSWSHQLAAEDAEKYSLSNVLRGWQPSAIALPTADASADSGSGNRVH, via the coding sequence ATGTTGAAATATATGATGGCTCTTTTGATCATATTTGCAGTAATACATCCTGCTGCCATGGCTTACGAAACGCACCTGACCGTAGCAAAAGACGGCAGTGGCGACTACCGAACCATTAAACAAGCTATTTTGGCAACCAAAGCCTTTCCCTGGGAAGATATCACCATTTTTATAAAAAACGGCGTTTATCATGAAAAGGTGGATATTTATGCGTGGAACACTCGCGTTCATCTGGTAGGTGAGAACCGCAATAAAACCATTATCTCTTACGACGATCATTTTAAAAAACTTGATCTGGGACGCAACAGTACCTTTCATACTTACACCATGCGTGTGGCAGGAAACGATTTCAGCGCCTCCAATTTGACGATTGAAAATACCGCCGGCCCTGTCGGGCAAGCTGTTGCATTGCATGTTGAAGCAGACCGCGCCGCCTTCACCAATGTAACCATAAGAGGATATCAGGATACGCTGTATGTCGTTGGAGAAGGCCATCGTAGCTACTTTGAAAATTGTCGCATCGAAGGCTCTGTCGATTTTATTTTTGGTGAAGGCACTGCGTATTTTGAACAATGCGACGTTGTTTCTCTTATGGATAACACATATGTCACCGCAGCCTCTACGCCAAAAGAGCAACCATTTGGATTTGTCTTCAATCGGTCTAAATTTATTGCGCCCGATAAGGTTAAAGGTGTTTATCTGGGTCGTCCATGGAGGCAATTCGCCCGCACAGTAATAGTGAACAGCGAATTAGGCTCGCACGTTCATCCTGCTGGCTGGAACAACTGGGGTGACGCGACTAAGGAGAAAACCGCATTTTACGCAGAAATGAATAACAGCGGCCCCGGCGCAAAATTAGACAACCGGGTTAGCTGGAGCCACCAGCTGGCTGCCGAAGACGCAGAAAAATATAGCCTTTCGAATGTGCTGAGAGGTTGGCAGCCATCTGCCATTGCGTTGCCTACAGCGGATGCTTCTGCCGATAGCGGGTCTGGAAACCGTGTGCATTGA
- a CDS encoding TonB-dependent receptor, whose amino-acid sequence MKSGIMFNKSVIATHVFAAMYLALSAQNVYAQESTDEAASEDDIEVIDVKGFRGSLVKALDAKRDAANVRDSIMAEDIGKFPDLNVAEAIQRVPGVAISREGGEGRNITLRGFSPGFTRTTLNGMEVPAGSDGLDSGGVTVNSSRAFDFNVFASELFNRIDIQKTQTASIEEGGIAGTVDMYSARPFDSPGFLSTISAKAGYNDLTEKVDPRMAFLISNTFADDTLGALFSVAISDRTVRQEGFGSVRWQPTNQIGDGTWGDTSQLTTINGTPSDYCGAEEAISCLWVPRLPRADFFGNDQKRIGVTTSLQYKPSDDMLFTLDVLHSELENDRRNYNSMEWLVNRDAPGDFQGQTPLSMTVDETGKILIAGEFDNVTSWYESRYQVSDSTFDQYVLSGDIQLSDTLLLDVMAGFAKNDADREEIRYYYRSVPHYYAYDYSNGDGANVSYGDYDMTDPDNYVDAVNASNRNDRVKKTNYTAKIDLQYLGDRYDIKTGLAFNDREVDYQTGDGVFTAFDPSQYSRPFPYSDFGSGLDVTLVPFLVADFDKLEQDGILTHNYTPNTASSWVVGEKTTALYLEYNGDVDIADMLLRTNFGVRYVNTEVTSEALVGDSPVSVQRDYNNFLPSMNLALEVTDDVIARLSYARSMTRPNLGSLNIASPVFGYTTFTVSNLGNPGLNPYESNDVDMGLEWYFDEEAMLAVNIFNKEIVTSLDTEIVEKLVEEEFWPVIYADPQYQATAPLGDPAVQSYTHNIPVNNNDGFSVKGYEVMYQQPFTFFDRWLSNFGVVANYTHVSAEDSTGLSPNSYNFTLYYEEEDYGARVSVNKRDDYLLSEPGGNGHAQERKFGPTHVDFSSFYNFSEQLTFSFEIINLTDEIERIYGTGDGDMDLTREFSHTGTQYFVGARYTF is encoded by the coding sequence ATGAAGTCAGGAATTATGTTTAACAAAAGTGTGATTGCCACCCATGTTTTTGCCGCAATGTATTTGGCTCTTAGTGCTCAAAACGTCTATGCGCAGGAAAGTACAGATGAAGCAGCAAGTGAAGATGATATAGAAGTCATTGATGTGAAAGGGTTTCGCGGTTCGTTGGTGAAGGCGTTAGACGCAAAACGTGATGCCGCAAACGTACGAGACTCAATTATGGCGGAAGATATCGGGAAATTTCCCGATTTGAACGTGGCAGAAGCCATTCAACGGGTCCCCGGTGTCGCCATATCCCGCGAAGGTGGAGAAGGTCGCAATATAACATTGCGTGGATTTAGCCCAGGCTTTACCCGAACCACATTAAACGGCATGGAAGTTCCCGCTGGCAGCGATGGCCTTGATTCAGGCGGTGTGACAGTTAACAGCAGCCGGGCCTTTGACTTCAACGTTTTTGCTTCTGAACTGTTTAATCGCATAGATATTCAAAAGACGCAAACAGCTTCTATTGAAGAAGGCGGTATCGCCGGTACCGTCGACATGTACTCCGCCCGCCCCTTTGATTCCCCGGGGTTTTTGTCAACAATATCAGCAAAAGCCGGATACAACGATTTAACTGAAAAAGTGGATCCCAGAATGGCTTTTTTGATCAGCAATACTTTTGCCGACGATACGCTGGGCGCATTGTTCTCAGTCGCAATATCTGATCGCACTGTACGTCAGGAAGGTTTCGGCAGTGTACGCTGGCAACCTACGAATCAGATTGGCGATGGCACCTGGGGTGATACTTCCCAGCTAACCACCATCAACGGCACGCCCAGCGACTACTGTGGTGCTGAAGAAGCTATTTCCTGCTTGTGGGTACCGCGGTTGCCCCGGGCCGACTTTTTCGGCAATGACCAGAAACGAATAGGTGTCACCACATCACTGCAATATAAACCTTCCGATGACATGCTGTTCACCCTGGATGTGTTGCACTCGGAACTGGAAAACGATCGTCGCAACTACAACTCTATGGAGTGGTTGGTAAACCGTGACGCCCCCGGTGATTTTCAGGGGCAAACGCCTTTATCTATGACGGTAGACGAGACCGGAAAAATACTAATAGCCGGTGAGTTCGATAACGTGACCTCCTGGTACGAAAGCCGCTATCAGGTTTCAGATTCCACTTTCGATCAGTATGTACTATCAGGCGATATTCAGCTTAGCGATACACTGTTGCTGGATGTCATGGCGGGATTTGCTAAGAACGACGCCGATCGGGAAGAAATTCGCTATTACTACCGCAGTGTTCCCCACTACTACGCCTATGACTACAGCAATGGTGATGGCGCAAACGTTAGTTACGGGGATTACGACATGACTGACCCTGACAACTACGTGGATGCGGTCAATGCTTCTAATCGCAATGATCGGGTGAAGAAAACCAATTATACAGCGAAAATCGATTTACAGTACCTGGGCGATCGTTATGACATTAAAACCGGTCTGGCATTCAACGATCGGGAAGTTGATTATCAGACAGGTGATGGCGTTTTTACCGCCTTTGATCCTTCTCAGTATTCCCGCCCGTTCCCCTACTCCGATTTTGGCTCCGGCCTGGATGTGACACTGGTTCCGTTCCTTGTCGCTGATTTTGACAAGCTGGAACAAGACGGCATTTTGACTCACAATTATACGCCCAATACCGCATCAAGCTGGGTGGTAGGTGAAAAAACCACTGCATTGTATCTGGAGTATAACGGTGATGTAGACATAGCTGACATGTTACTGCGCACAAATTTCGGCGTACGTTATGTCAATACAGAAGTCACCTCAGAAGCTCTGGTAGGTGACAGCCCGGTATCTGTTCAGCGGGATTACAACAACTTCCTGCCTTCAATGAACCTGGCGCTTGAAGTCACCGACGACGTGATCGCCCGTCTTTCATACGCCAGAAGCATGACCCGTCCCAACTTGGGCTCACTGAACATCGCCTCTCCGGTTTTTGGTTATACCACATTTACGGTGAGTAATTTGGGTAACCCTGGCTTAAACCCTTATGAATCGAATGATGTGGATATGGGCCTGGAATGGTATTTCGATGAAGAAGCCATGCTGGCTGTGAACATCTTTAATAAGGAAATTGTCACTTCACTGGATACAGAAATCGTTGAGAAACTGGTAGAGGAAGAATTTTGGCCAGTTATTTATGCCGACCCGCAATATCAGGCAACGGCTCCACTGGGCGACCCCGCGGTACAGTCTTATACTCACAATATTCCAGTGAACAACAATGACGGCTTTTCAGTAAAAGGCTACGAAGTCATGTATCAGCAACCTTTCACTTTCTTCGATAGATGGTTGTCGAACTTCGGTGTGGTAGCGAATTATACACATGTAAGCGCGGAAGACTCTACCGGACTTTCTCCAAACTCCTATAACTTCACGCTGTATTACGAAGAAGAGGATTACGGTGCACGTGTATCAGTTAACAAGCGGGATGATTATCTGCTAAGCGAGCCAGGTGGAAATGGACATGCTCAGGAGCGTAAATTTGGGCCGACCCATGTCGATTTCTCGTCATTCTATAATTTTAGCGAGCAGCTGACGTTTTCGTTTGAAATTATCAACCTGACCGATGAAATAGAACGCATTTATGGCACCGGCGACGGAGATATGGATCTCACAAGAGAATTCAGCCACACCGGCACACAATACTTTGTTGGGGCGCGGTACACGTTTTAA